Below is a window of Mucilaginibacter ginkgonis DNA.
TTGCTATAGTAGGTAAAGAAGGTACCGATATTACTCCTTTGCTTCAAAGCGGCGGTGAGACCGCTGCGGTCCCTGCGGAAGCACCCATAGAAGAAGATAAAGCACCTGCTGCTCAAAACAATGCTGCGCCGGCTGCAACACCTGCAAAAGAAACATCTAATGCCGATGATAGCCGTGTTAAAGCCTCTCCGCTTGCGCGTAAGATCGCAAAGGATAAAGGCATTAACTTAAATGATGTTAAAGGCAGCGCAGAGAATGGCCGAATTGTAAAAAAAGATGTAGAAGAGTTCACACCATCTACCGAAACCATAAATAAACAGCACGCAGAAGAAGCACAGAAACAAGAAGCTGCCCCTGCGAAAGAAGCTAAAGCGCCGATAAGTTTACCAACCGTTTTAGGCGAAGAGAAATTTACCGAGAAGCCGGTTACGCAAATGCGTAAAACCATTGGTAAGCGTTTATCAGAAAGCTTGTTTACGGCTCCGCACTTCTATGTGACTATGTCTATCGATATGGACGCGGCTATTGCGGCACGTGGCAAAATAAACGAGGTTGCTCCTGTTAAAATATCATTTAACGATTTTGTAGTTAAGGCTTGCGCGGTTGCATTGAAACAACATCCGGCAATTAACTCATCCTGGTTAGGAGATAAGATCCGTTTTAATGAGCATGTAAACATTGGCGTTGCCGTAGCTGTGGACGAAGGCCTATTGGTACCTGTTATCAAATTTGCGGATGGTAAAACTTTGAGCCACCTTTCTGTTGAGGTAAAAGAGTTTGCGCAGAAGGCTAAAGGCAAAAAACTGCAGCCTGCCGAGATGGAAGGCTCAACCTTTACCATATCAAACTTGGGTATGTTCGGTGTTGACGAATTTACTGCCATCATTAACACGCCTAACGCTTGTATCCTGGCGGTAAGCGGTATACAGCAGATACCGG
It encodes the following:
- a CDS encoding pyruvate dehydrogenase complex dihydrolipoamide acetyltransferase, which codes for MAEVVKMPKMSDTMTEGVIAKWHKKVGDKIKSGDLLAEIETDKATMDFESYQDGTLLYIGVEEGAAAEVDKVIAVLGKEGEDYKAALEGEGAAKSADTAAAPAPQPSADANSSAPAEQQPAEAAKPAVDLSSIPATVIRMPALSDTMTEGVIEKWNFKVGDKIKSDDSLADVATDKATMEVVGYEEGTLLYLSVKEGEGVPVNGIIAIVGKEGTDITPLLQSGGETAAVPAEAPIEEDKAPAAQNNAAPAATPAKETSNADDSRVKASPLARKIAKDKGINLNDVKGSAENGRIVKKDVEEFTPSTETINKQHAEEAQKQEAAPAKEAKAPISLPTVLGEEKFTEKPVTQMRKTIGKRLSESLFTAPHFYVTMSIDMDAAIAARGKINEVAPVKISFNDFVVKACAVALKQHPAINSSWLGDKIRFNEHVNIGVAVAVDEGLLVPVIKFADGKTLSHLSVEVKEFAQKAKGKKLQPAEMEGSTFTISNLGMFGVDEFTAIINTPNACILAVSGIQQIPVVKNGAVVPGNVMKVTLSSDHRVVDGATAAQFLQTLKNLLEEPVRLLI